A window of Diabrotica virgifera virgifera chromosome 9, PGI_DIABVI_V3a contains these coding sequences:
- the LOC126891379 gene encoding uncharacterized protein LOC126891379, with product MSSRTSRIMQAALCSDRNEQNKEVENDCLEKIHLRKKPEEQLSSPYKKETGPNVENLNNSDSDMTKDLVGSESLCFNEIENDCREEIPFLDKQVESSSSFPYSSKKDIDPASNATNSDSDKYLVNSEHVKENEEGLVFENLQNVNDSDVAEQNIESFHTNTQQNVTTHTHTEDLNSRCFDLEDCNSDDSIKDPDYDSDSSSASSSSSSLNSSSSNSSPRCTDSAANSTSRRLKLAEEYSASVIESEYNSGQSKDVEEKKAKKGFVKKQSG from the coding sequence ATGAGTTCAAGAACAAGTCGTATAATGCAGGCTGCCTTGTGCAGTGATCGAAATGAACAAAACAAAGAAGTAGAAAATGATTGCTTGGAAAAAATTCATCTTCGGAAGAAACCAGAAGAGCAGTTATCATCTCCTTATAAAAAAGAGACAGGTCCTAATGTAGAAAATCTTAATAATAGTGATTCAGACATGACGAAAGATCTTGTGGGAAGTGAATCCCTATGCTTTAACGAAATAGAAAATGACTGCAGGGAAGAAATTCCATTTCTAGATAAACAAGTAGAGTCATCATCATCGTTTCCTTACTCAAGCAAAAAGGATATAGATCCTGCGTCAAATGCTACTAATAGTGATTCTGACAAGTATTTAGTGAACAGCGAACACGTGAAAGAAAATGAAGAAGGCTTAGTATTTGAAAATCTTCAAAACGTCAATGATTCCGATGTCGCCGAACAAAATATAGAATCGTTCCATACAAATACCCAACAAAATGTAACTACCCATACCCATACTGAAGATTTAAACTCACGATGTTTTGACCTGGAAGATTGTAATAGTGATGATAGTATTAAAGATCCAGATTATGATTCTGATTCATCTTCGGCAAGCAGTTCGTCATCTTCACTGAATAGCTCCTCATCAAATAGCTCACCGAGGTGTACAGATTCTGCAGCCAATTCAACTTCACGTCGATTAAAATTGGCAGAAGAATATTCTGCTTCAGTAATTGAGTCAGAATATAACAGCGGACAATCAAAAGACGTTGAagaaaaaaaggcaaaaaaagGCTTCGTAAAGAAACAGAGTGGATAA